A portion of the Fusobacterium sp. genome contains these proteins:
- a CDS encoding Rne/Rng family ribonuclease, which produces MNQIVINIDEFQSRAAIVENGKVVEILVEREEEGRINGSIYKGKVANVLPGMESAFVNIGLEKNGFLYVNDLREFEEKYLDGILNSSRPIEDILNVGDDVVVQILNEPRGTKGARVTTHFTIPGKYLVLMPNNDHIAISKKIKDEKERERLESIFKEIKPENMGVIIRTAAFGKSEFHFEREIEYLVKKWEDIEKKIKGAKIGEVLYKDNGIITTVLRDIFSNDIDELIVDNEEVYWEVIDYINAFSEKTLKTKIKLYKDGKDKDIFDLYGITEEIEKALNEVVWLECGGYLVIQKTEALISIDVNTGKNTGSLNLEETVVNTNIEAAKEIPRQLRLRNFGGIIIIDFIDMRIEEDKIKVLEVLERYLQKDRIKNNIVHFTDLGLVEMTRKRSGKPLAYYFQEICPHCNGTGKIKSQDALIHELMKEIKMCSEDKDIRTIKVKLSKTLIESFKEIYFEIIKEFLKMKKKVLELEIATNNSCQYEIILVK; this is translated from the coding sequence ATGAATCAGATAGTAATTAATATAGATGAATTTCAATCCAGAGCAGCAATAGTAGAAAATGGAAAAGTTGTGGAGATACTTGTTGAGAGAGAGGAAGAAGGACGAATAAATGGAAGTATATATAAAGGAAAGGTAGCTAATGTTCTTCCAGGAATGGAATCAGCTTTTGTAAATATTGGATTAGAAAAAAATGGTTTTCTTTATGTAAATGATTTGAGAGAATTTGAAGAAAAATATTTAGATGGAATATTAAATAGCAGCAGACCTATTGAAGATATATTAAATGTAGGAGATGATGTAGTAGTGCAAATACTCAATGAACCTCGTGGTACAAAGGGAGCTAGAGTCACTACACATTTTACAATACCAGGAAAATATTTAGTGCTTATGCCTAATAATGATCATATAGCTATTTCAAAAAAAATAAAAGATGAAAAGGAAAGAGAAAGATTAGAAAGTATATTTAAAGAAATAAAACCTGAAAATATGGGAGTAATAATAAGAACTGCTGCTTTTGGGAAAAGTGAATTCCATTTTGAAAGAGAAATAGAATATCTTGTGAAAAAATGGGAAGATATAGAAAAGAAAATAAAAGGAGCTAAAATAGGAGAAGTACTGTATAAAGATAATGGAATTATTACTACAGTATTGAGGGATATTTTTTCTAATGATATAGATGAACTTATAGTAGATAATGAAGAGGTATATTGGGAAGTTATAGACTATATTAATGCTTTTAGTGAAAAAACTCTTAAAACAAAAATAAAATTGTACAAAGATGGAAAAGATAAGGATATTTTTGATTTATATGGAATAACTGAAGAAATAGAGAAAGCTCTTAATGAAGTGGTGTGGTTAGAATGTGGAGGATATCTTGTTATACAAAAGACGGAAGCCCTTATCAGTATTGATGTAAATACTGGAAAAAATACAGGAAGCCTCAATCTTGAAGAAACAGTTGTAAATACAAATATAGAGGCAGCAAAAGAGATACCTAGGCAACTTAGACTTAGAAATTTTGGTGGAATAATAATAATAGATTTCATTGATATGAGAATAGAAGAAGATAAAATAAAAGTGTTAGAAGTCTTAGAAAGATATTTACAAAAAGATAGAATAAAAAATAATATTGTACATTTTACTGATCTTGGGCTTGTAGAAATGACAAGAAAGCGTTCAGGAAAACCCTTGGCATATTATTTTCAAGAAATATGTCCCCATTGTAATGGAACGGGAAAAATTAAATCACAAGATGCGCTTATTCATGAACTTATGAAAGAAATTAAGATGTGTTCTGAAGATAAAGATATCAGAACAATAAAGGTAAAATTGTCAAAAACTCTTATAGAATCTTTTAAAGAAATATATTTTGAAATTATTAAAGAGTTCTTAAAAATGAAGAAAAAAGTATTAGAATTAGAAATAGCTACAAATAATAGTTGCCAATATGAAATAATTCTGGTTAAATAG
- a CDS encoding elongator complex protein 3 yields MKHYNIPIFISHFGCPNACVFCNQKKINGCETDVTMKDLKKIIETYLETLPKNSKKEVAFFGGTFTGISFDLQRQYLETVHKYVKEGLVDGIRLSTRPDCINREIVEQLKRYGVTSVELGVQSLDEKVLKATARYYPVEIVTEACNLLKEYSIELGIQLMIGLPESTFESDFLTAKRALKMKPDIARIYPTLVIRGTKLEEMFKNGEYKALSIDEAIERTRKIYSLLESNGVNIVRVGLQPSEDLQEEGVILDGPFHPAFRELVETEIYYKFFCSIAKKEKRLDIKANERNISKLVGIKKANRMRLKKYFNIKIDNSIGKNEIVINGRIYSRLDILGKEINESDSN; encoded by the coding sequence ATGAAGCATTATAATATTCCTATTTTTATAAGCCATTTTGGTTGTCCCAATGCCTGTGTCTTTTGTAATCAAAAAAAAATAAATGGTTGTGAAACTGATGTGACAATGAAAGATTTGAAAAAAATAATAGAAACATATTTAGAAACTCTGCCAAAGAATTCCAAGAAAGAAGTGGCTTTTTTTGGTGGAACTTTTACAGGTATCTCTTTTGATCTTCAGAGACAATATTTAGAGACAGTACATAAATATGTTAAAGAAGGGTTAGTAGATGGTATAAGATTATCTACAAGGCCTGACTGTATAAATAGAGAGATTGTGGAACAGTTAAAAAGATATGGAGTGACTTCAGTAGAACTTGGAGTTCAATCTCTGGATGAAAAGGTACTGAAAGCTACAGCAAGATATTATCCTGTAGAAATAGTAACTGAAGCATGCAATTTATTGAAAGAATATAGCATTGAATTAGGAATACAATTAATGATAGGACTTCCAGAGTCAACATTTGAAAGTGATTTTTTAACAGCAAAAAGAGCTTTAAAAATGAAACCAGACATAGCAAGAATATATCCTACTCTTGTTATAAGGGGAACAAAGTTGGAAGAAATGTTTAAAAATGGAGAATACAAAGCTTTATCTATAGATGAAGCAATAGAAAGAACTAGAAAAATATACTCACTTTTAGAAAGCAATGGAGTGAACATTGTAAGAGTTGGACTTCAACCAAGTGAAGATTTACAAGAAGAAGGAGTAATTTTGGATGGACCATTTCATCCTGCTTTTAGAGAACTTGTAGAAACAGAAATTTATTATAAATTTTTTTGTTCTATAGCTAAAAAAGAAAAAAGATTAGATATAAAAGCAAATGAAAGAAATATATCAAAATTAGTAGGAATAAAAAAAGCAAATAGAATGAGACTGAAAAAATATTTTAATATAAAAATAGACAATAGTATTGGCAAAAATGAAATTGTTATAAATGGCAGAATATATTCAAGATTAGACATCCTTGGAAAGGAGATTAATGAATCAGATAGTAATTAA
- the rnc gene encoding ribonuclease III yields MKKNYLELEGNLGYSFNNKELLKNSLIHRSFGNEHWRYKKISNERLELLGDAVLDLVVTEYLYKNHESSTEGDLAKIKSMVVSEPVLASISKKMDVGKYLLLSKGEEMTGGRERSSILGDVFEAILGAIYLDSDFETAKKYALSHIKDSIDHVDKNEDILDFKTILQEYSQREYKIIPSYEVIRETGPDHQKIFEIEVKIGEKTGRGTGKNKKSAEQSAAKELCKKLGVKTHEAL; encoded by the coding sequence GTGAAAAAGAATTATTTAGAGCTTGAAGGAAATTTAGGTTATTCTTTTAATAATAAAGAGCTTCTGAAAAATTCACTTATCCATAGATCTTTTGGAAATGAACACTGGAGATATAAAAAAATAAGTAATGAAAGACTAGAACTGCTTGGAGATGCAGTTCTAGATCTTGTTGTTACTGAATATTTGTATAAAAACCATGAAAGTTCAACAGAAGGAGACTTAGCTAAAATAAAATCTATGGTTGTAAGTGAACCTGTATTGGCATCTATTTCAAAAAAAATGGATGTTGGAAAATATCTTCTTTTAAGTAAAGGAGAAGAAATGACAGGAGGAAGAGAGAGAAGCTCTATATTGGGTGATGTATTTGAGGCAATATTAGGGGCAATATATCTTGATTCAGATTTTGAAACAGCAAAAAAATATGCTTTAAGTCATATAAAAGATTCAATAGATCATGTAGATAAAAATGAAGATATATTGGATTTTAAAACTATACTGCAAGAATATAGTCAAAGGGAATATAAAATAATACCCTCTTATGAAGTGATAAGAGAAACTGGACCTGATCACCAAAAAATATTTGAAATAGAAGTAAAAATTGGCGAAAAAACAGGTAGAGGAACAGGAAAAAATAAAAAAAGTGCAGAACAGTCAGCAGCTAAAGAACTATGCAAAAAGCTAGGTGTAAAAACCCATGAAGCATTATAA
- the fabF gene encoding beta-ketoacyl-ACP synthase II has product MKRVVVTGLGLITALGTGLEKSWKKILAGETGVGLIESYDTADMPVKIAAEVKDFDPLEFGIEKKEVKKLARNTQFAIAATKMALEDSGLVINENNCEDIGVIVSSGIGGIEIFEAQHQTMLEKGVKRISPFTIPGMISNMAAGNIGIYFGVKGPNKSIVTACAAGTHSVGDAFEMIKTGRAKAMIAGGTEASITPFAMNAFANMKALSTRNNEPQKASRPFSADRDGFVMGEGAGILILEELEAAKARGAKIYAEVVGYGETCDAYHITAPAEGGEGAARAFKMALSEGNIDMNDVDYINAHGTSTPANDKNETMAIKSVFGERAKDLLVSSTKGATGHGLGAAGGIEAVLIANTIFTGIVPPTINYDNPDEICDLNYVPNKPIERAIEVAMSSSLGFGGHNAVVAMRRYK; this is encoded by the coding sequence GTGAAAAGAGTAGTAGTTACTGGACTAGGGTTAATAACTGCATTGGGGACTGGTTTAGAAAAAAGCTGGAAAAAAATATTAGCAGGAGAAACTGGAGTAGGACTTATAGAGTCATATGATACTGCAGATATGCCTGTAAAAATAGCAGCTGAAGTAAAAGATTTTGATCCATTAGAGTTTGGAATTGAAAAAAAAGAAGTCAAAAAATTGGCAAGAAATACTCAATTTGCTATTGCTGCAACTAAAATGGCACTGGAAGATTCAGGACTTGTTATAAATGAAAACAATTGTGAAGATATTGGTGTAATTGTTTCTTCAGGTATTGGAGGAATAGAAATATTTGAAGCCCAGCATCAAACTATGTTGGAAAAAGGAGTAAAAAGGATATCTCCATTTACTATACCTGGAATGATTTCTAATATGGCAGCAGGAAATATAGGAATATATTTTGGAGTAAAGGGACCAAATAAATCTATAGTTACAGCTTGTGCAGCGGGAACTCATTCAGTTGGGGATGCTTTTGAAATGATAAAGACAGGAAGAGCTAAAGCAATGATAGCTGGTGGAACAGAAGCTTCAATCACTCCATTTGCAATGAATGCTTTTGCTAATATGAAAGCTTTATCTACTAGGAATAATGAACCTCAAAAAGCTTCAAGACCGTTTTCAGCAGATAGAGATGGTTTTGTGATGGGAGAAGGAGCTGGAATTCTTATTCTTGAAGAACTGGAGGCAGCTAAAGCAAGAGGAGCCAAGATATATGCTGAAGTAGTGGGATATGGAGAAACTTGTGACGCATATCATATAACTGCGCCAGCTGAGGGTGGAGAAGGAGCTGCAAGAGCTTTTAAAATGGCATTAAGTGAAGGAAATATTGATATGAATGATGTTGACTATATAAATGCTCATGGAACTTCTACACCTGCAAATGATAAAAATGAAACTATGGCAATAAAATCTGTATTTGGTGAAAGAGCGAAAGACCTTTTGGTTTCTTCTACTAAAGGGGCAACAGGTCATGGATTAGGTGCAGCTGGTGGAATAGAAGCTGTATTAATAGCAAATACTATTTTTACAGGAATTGTACCACCTACTATAAATTATGATAATCCTGATGAAATTTGTGATCTTAACTATGTGCCAAACAAACCAATAGAAAGAGCTATAGAAGTAGCTATGTCAAGTTCTCTTGGATTTGGGGGACATAATGCTGTAGTAGCAATGAGAAGATATAAATAA
- the acpP gene encoding acyl carrier protein encodes MLDKIREIVVEQLGVDAEQVTPEANFVEDLGADSLDTVELIMAFEEEFDVEIPDTDAEKIKTVQDVIDYIESKK; translated from the coding sequence ATGTTAGATAAAATAAGAGAAATTGTAGTAGAACAATTAGGGGTTGACGCTGAACAAGTAACTCCAGAGGCTAATTTTGTAGAAGATTTAGGAGCAGATTCGCTAGATACAGTTGAATTAATAATGGCTTTTGAAGAAGAATTTGATGTAGAAATTCCTGATACAGATGCTGAAAAAATTAAAACTGTACAAGATGTTATAGATTACATTGAATCAAAAAAATAA
- the fabD gene encoding ACP S-malonyltransferase — translation MSKIAFVFPGQGTQYVGMGKELYENSELARKEFDSLFSKLDFDLKTIMFEGPEEVLKETKNTQPAIVSMSLILTKLLEAKGIKPNYVAGHSVGEYAAFGAAGYLSTEDTVKLTSARGKFMNDTAVKVNGGMAAIIGLDLEKIKEVLESVEGIVEAVNFNEPNQTVIAGQKDAIERACTALKEAGARRAMPLAVSGPFHSSLMREAGEKLKEEAENFTFQMTDIKLVANTTGDILNSVEDIKNEIYTQSFGPVKWVDTIKKLKSEGVTKIYEIGPGKVLAGLVKKIDKEMEIKNIEKLEDLENLM, via the coding sequence ATGTCAAAAATTGCTTTTGTTTTTCCAGGACAAGGAACACAATATGTCGGAATGGGAAAAGAACTTTATGAGAACAGTGAACTGGCAAGAAAAGAATTTGACAGTCTGTTTTCAAAACTAGATTTTGATCTGAAGACGATAATGTTTGAAGGACCAGAAGAAGTATTGAAAGAAACAAAAAATACTCAGCCAGCTATAGTTTCTATGAGCCTTATACTTACAAAATTATTAGAAGCTAAAGGAATAAAACCTAATTATGTTGCTGGGCATTCAGTTGGGGAATATGCAGCTTTTGGAGCAGCAGGGTATTTAAGTACAGAAGATACAGTAAAACTTACAAGTGCAAGAGGAAAATTTATGAATGATACAGCTGTAAAAGTAAATGGTGGAATGGCTGCAATCATTGGACTCGACTTAGAAAAGATAAAAGAAGTTTTAGAAAGTGTTGAAGGAATAGTGGAAGCTGTAAACTTTAATGAACCAAACCAGACAGTAATAGCAGGGCAAAAAGATGCCATAGAGAGAGCATGTACAGCTTTAAAAGAAGCTGGAGCAAGAAGAGCAATGCCACTTGCTGTATCTGGACCTTTCCATTCATCTCTAATGAGAGAGGCTGGAGAAAAGCTTAAAGAAGAAGCAGAAAACTTTACTTTTCAAATGACAGATATAAAACTTGTAGCTAATACTACAGGGGATATTTTAAATAGTGTTGAAGACATAAAAAATGAGATATATACTCAAAGTTTTGGACCAGTTAAATGGGTAGATACTATAAAAAAATTAAAATCTGAGGGAGTTACAAAAATTTATGAAATAGGTCCAGGTAAGGTATTAGCAGGACTTGTAAAGAAAATCGACAAGGAAATGGAAATAAAAAATATAGAAAAACTTGAAGATTTGGAAAATTTAATGTAA
- a CDS encoding beta-ketoacyl-ACP synthase III — translation MEFKSVGIKGMGYYVPERIMSNFDFEKILDTNDEWIRTMTGVEERRFAAPEEATSDLCVKAAEKALKVAGMTIEDIDMIIVATVTPDYPVQSTACLVQYKMGARNVASFDVNAACSGFIYSLTIAGSMIRSGIYKNVLVIGAEVLSRILDMTNRSNCILFGDGAAAAVVSEVEEGYGMLSTYLGAKGEDDYILKIPAGGSKKPNDAETIANRENFLVMKGGEVFKFAVHALPSATNKALKIANVKSEELKMIFPHQANIRIIESAAKRIHVPMDKFYMNIQRYGNTSAASVGIALGEALEKGILEKGDLIALTGFGAGLTYGSIIMKWAY, via the coding sequence ATGGAATTTAAGAGTGTAGGAATCAAAGGAATGGGATATTATGTTCCAGAAAGAATTATGTCTAACTTTGATTTTGAAAAAATATTAGATACTAATGATGAGTGGATAAGAACAATGACAGGAGTAGAAGAAAGAAGATTTGCAGCTCCTGAAGAAGCAACTTCTGATCTTTGTGTAAAAGCAGCTGAAAAAGCACTGAAAGTTGCAGGAATGACTATAGAAGATATAGACATGATAATTGTAGCCACAGTTACACCAGACTACCCTGTTCAAAGCACAGCATGTCTTGTACAATATAAAATGGGAGCTAGAAATGTAGCATCTTTTGATGTTAATGCTGCATGTAGTGGATTTATATATTCTCTAACAATAGCAGGATCAATGATAAGAAGCGGGATATATAAAAATGTTTTGGTTATTGGTGCAGAAGTTCTCTCAAGAATTCTTGACATGACTAATAGAAGTAATTGTATTCTTTTTGGAGATGGTGCAGCAGCAGCAGTAGTATCTGAAGTAGAAGAAGGATATGGAATGCTTTCTACATATTTAGGTGCAAAAGGAGAAGATGATTATATTCTTAAAATACCAGCAGGAGGAAGTAAAAAGCCTAATGATGCGGAAACAATAGCAAATAGAGAAAATTTCCTTGTAATGAAAGGAGGAGAGGTTTTCAAGTTTGCTGTACATGCTCTTCCTTCAGCAACAAATAAAGCTTTAAAAATAGCAAATGTCAAATCTGAAGAATTAAAAATGATATTTCCACATCAGGCTAACATAAGGATAATAGAATCAGCTGCTAAAAGAATCCATGTTCCTATGGATAAATTTTATATGAATATTCAAAGATACGGAAATACTTCTGCTGCTTCTGTAGGAATTGCCTTAGGGGAAGCGCTTGAAAAAGGAATTCTTGAGAAAGGGGATTTAATTGCTCTTACAGGATTTGGTGCTGGCCTTACTTATGGATCAATTATTATGAAATGGGCTTATTAA
- the plsX gene encoding phosphate acyltransferase PlsX: protein MRIALDAMGGDNAPVETIKGAIAALSEIEELQLILVGKKEVIEAELSKYKYSKERIEIVDTREVIEMTDDPVTAVKTKKDSSMNKTLELAKEGIADASVSAGNTGALITTSQLKLKRIRGVLRPAIATMFPNKKGHMLMLDVGATADCKPEFLNQYAMMGSKYVEILLGRKQPKVGLLNIGTEEGKGNEITRGAYELLKENKMINFVGNVESTEVMNGEIDVVVTDGFTGNMVLKTAEGIAKFVLNIIKAEIKKSIIYMLGALLLRPALKMIKLKMDSSEYGGAIFLGLNGLSIKAHGNSDSNGIKNAIKVANRFAEINFVEELKKVIDIDKEETN from the coding sequence ATGAGAATAGCTTTAGATGCTATGGGTGGAGATAATGCTCCAGTAGAAACAATCAAGGGAGCAATAGCCGCTTTGAGTGAAATAGAAGAATTACAGCTTATATTAGTTGGAAAAAAAGAGGTAATTGAAGCTGAACTTTCTAAATATAAATATTCTAAAGAGAGAATAGAAATAGTAGATACAAGAGAAGTAATAGAAATGACTGATGATCCTGTAACTGCAGTAAAAACTAAAAAGGATTCTTCTATGAATAAAACTCTTGAACTTGCAAAAGAAGGAATTGCTGATGCATCTGTTTCAGCAGGAAATACAGGAGCCTTAATTACAACTAGTCAGCTTAAATTAAAAAGAATAAGAGGAGTATTAAGACCAGCCATTGCTACTATGTTTCCTAATAAGAAAGGGCATATGTTAATGCTTGATGTAGGAGCTACAGCAGATTGTAAGCCTGAATTTCTTAATCAATATGCTATGATGGGTTCTAAATATGTAGAAATTCTTTTGGGAAGAAAACAGCCTAAGGTTGGACTTTTGAATATAGGAACAGAAGAAGGAAAAGGCAATGAAATAACAAGAGGAGCATATGAACTTTTAAAAGAAAATAAAATGATTAATTTTGTTGGAAATGTTGAAAGTACAGAAGTAATGAATGGCGAAATAGATGTTGTTGTAACAGATGGATTTACTGGAAATATGGTTTTAAAGACAGCAGAAGGAATTGCAAAATTTGTACTGAATATAATAAAAGCAGAGATTAAGAAGAGCATTATTTATATGTTAGGAGCCCTTCTGCTTCGGCCTGCTTTGAAGATGATAAAATTAAAAATGGATTCTTCTGAATATGGAGGAGCAATATTTTTAGGACTTAATGGTCTTTCTATAAAAGCACATGGGAATTCGGATTCAAATGGAATAAAAAATGCAATAAAAGTTGCAAACAGATTTGCTGAAATAAACTTTGTAGAAGAATTAAAGAAAGTTATAGATATTGATAAAGAAGAAACAAATTAG
- the rpmF gene encoding 50S ribosomal protein L32: protein MAVPKKKTSKAKKNMRRSHHALTGTGLATCEVCGSPKRPHRVCLSCGDYNGKKVLAGDAE, encoded by the coding sequence ATGGCAGTACCTAAGAAAAAGACATCTAAGGCTAAAAAGAACATGAGAAGATCTCATCATGCTTTAACTGGAACTGGATTAGCAACTTGCGAAGTTTGTGGATCACCAAAAAGACCTCACAGAGTTTGTTTAAGCTGTGGAGATTATAATGGTAAAAAAGTTTTAGCTGGAGACGCTGAGTAA
- a CDS encoding DUF177 domain-containing protein, which yields MKLRVKDFSGILNNTIKFDFYAENIGDIELSDKIHIVGSAISDNNGKIEVSGKYFTKAVVQCVRCLKKIEIDLIGEFTGSFLDEAAYRQYMKNLKVECEIDSNEIYDEIIDGEIDLLELIREYIILDLPPYPQCDPECEDNSEIEKYSDNGIDSRWQQLLQIKN from the coding sequence TTGAAATTAAGAGTTAAAGATTTTAGCGGCATTCTTAACAATACTATAAAATTTGATTTTTATGCAGAAAATATTGGTGATATTGAACTTTCAGATAAAATACATATAGTTGGAAGCGCAATTTCTGATAACAATGGAAAAATAGAAGTAAGTGGAAAATATTTTACAAAAGCTGTTGTTCAATGTGTAAGATGCTTAAAAAAAATTGAAATAGATTTAATTGGAGAATTTACAGGTAGTTTTCTGGATGAGGCAGCATATAGACAATATATGAAAAATCTGAAAGTAGAATGTGAAATAGATAGTAATGAAATTTATGATGAAATCATAGATGGAGAAATAGATCTATTAGAACTAATAAGAGAGTATATAATACTTGATCTGCCCCCATACCCACAATGTGATCCTGAATGCGAAGACAATTCTGAAATAGAAAAGTATAGTGATAATGGGATAGATTCAAGGTGGCAGCAATTATTACAAATAAAAAATTAA
- the ychF gene encoding redox-regulated ATPase YchF: protein MIGIGIVGLPNVGKSTLFNAITKAGAAEAANYPFCTIEPNVGMVTVPDKRLDQLSAIINPQRVVQATVEFIDIAGLVKGAAKGEGLGNKFLSNIRTTAAICQVVRCFEDENVIHVSGSVDPLRDIEVINTELIFADMETIEKAIEKHKKLVTSKNKESMELMPVLLKCKEHLESFQLLKILSLTPEEIELLRTYQLLTLKPMIFAANVSEDDLASGNEYVEKVKEYAETVGSQVVIVSAKVEAELQEMDIEDEKQEYLETLGVEEAGLNRLIRAGFKLLGLQTYFTAGVKEVRAWTIKIGDTAPKAAGEIHTDFEKGFIRAKVVSFDDFIRYSGWKGSQEAGVLRLEGKEYIVKDGDLMEFLFNV, encoded by the coding sequence ATGATTGGAATAGGAATAGTAGGTCTTCCAAATGTAGGGAAATCTACACTTTTTAATGCTATAACTAAAGCTGGAGCTGCTGAAGCAGCAAACTATCCTTTTTGTACAATAGAACCAAATGTAGGGATGGTAACAGTACCAGATAAGAGACTTGATCAACTTTCTGCTATAATTAATCCACAAAGAGTAGTACAAGCAACTGTTGAATTTATAGATATTGCAGGACTTGTGAAAGGAGCAGCTAAGGGAGAAGGACTTGGAAATAAGTTTCTTTCAAATATAAGAACAACTGCTGCTATATGCCAAGTAGTAAGATGTTTTGAAGATGAGAATGTCATTCATGTAAGTGGATCAGTAGATCCTCTCAGAGATATAGAAGTTATAAATACTGAGCTTATTTTTGCTGACATGGAAACTATAGAAAAAGCTATTGAAAAACATAAAAAACTAGTAACAAGCAAAAATAAAGAATCAATGGAACTGATGCCAGTGCTGTTAAAATGTAAGGAACATCTTGAAAGTTTTCAGTTGTTGAAAATATTATCTTTAACTCCAGAAGAAATAGAACTGTTAAGAACATATCAATTACTTACTTTAAAACCTATGATATTTGCAGCAAATGTATCTGAAGACGATTTAGCCTCTGGAAATGAATATGTTGAGAAAGTAAAAGAATATGCTGAAACAGTAGGTTCACAAGTAGTAATAGTTTCTGCAAAAGTGGAAGCAGAGCTTCAAGAAATGGATATTGAAGATGAAAAACAGGAATATTTAGAGACTTTAGGAGTGGAAGAAGCAGGACTTAATAGACTTATAAGAGCAGGATTTAAACTTTTGGGGCTTCAAACTTATTTTACAGCTGGAGTAAAAGAAGTGAGAGCTTGGACTATAAAAATAGGAGATACAGCACCTAAAGCAGCTGGAGAAATTCATACTGATTTTGAAAAAGGATTTATAAGAGCTAAAGTTGTTTCTTTTGACGATTTTATCAGGTATTCTGGATGGAAAGGTTCACAAGAAGCTGGAGTATTAAGATTAGAAGGAAAAGAATATATAGTAAAAGATGGAGACCTAATGGAATTCTTATTTAATGTTTAA
- a CDS encoding LysR family transcriptional regulator: protein MITSFEIFLKVAEELSVSRAAARCFVTQQCVSDHIKRLEEDYEILLFNRKPHFSLTEAGKVLYESVMEIQKIEEDVKLKFSRLKNNKKLIVGMNATRISLILPELLPVYNEIFPDVEISFVMHETRVLEQMMLKGDIDIFVGVNANSSSKYNADLLGMEKINIIISSKLFKKNFNLKDLVKMKKGVNFSEFKNISFAREPGWSRINDLIDFYSKREDIYLKPLYYTRDYDTQMALCSSGLVAVVCPGMITKKILEHNEKNSKENEIFIFPLNNQTELLKIELITLKNSEESDYKTKFIEFLKKYMKENIN, encoded by the coding sequence ATGATAACAAGTTTTGAAATATTTTTAAAAGTAGCTGAAGAACTCAGTGTAAGCAGAGCAGCAGCAAGATGTTTTGTAACACAGCAATGTGTAAGTGATCATATAAAAAGGCTAGAAGAGGATTATGAAATTTTACTTTTCAATAGAAAACCACATTTTTCTCTTACAGAAGCAGGAAAAGTACTTTATGAATCTGTAATGGAAATACAAAAAATAGAGGAAGACGTAAAATTGAAGTTCAGCAGATTAAAAAATAATAAAAAACTTATAGTAGGAATGAATGCTACAAGAATAAGTCTTATACTTCCAGAACTTCTTCCAGTATATAATGAAATATTTCCAGATGTGGAAATATCCTTTGTAATGCATGAAACACGAGTGCTTGAACAAATGATGCTCAAAGGAGATATTGATATATTTGTTGGAGTAAATGCAAACAGCAGTTCAAAATATAATGCTGATCTCCTTGGAATGGAAAAAATAAATATAATAATTTCTTCTAAATTATTTAAAAAGAATTTCAATTTAAAAGATTTAGTGAAAATGAAAAAAGGTGTAAATTTTTCTGAATTTAAAAATATTTCTTTTGCAAGAGAGCCTGGTTGGAGCAGAATAAATGATTTGATAGATTTTTATTCAAAACGTGAAGATATATATTTAAAACCATTATATTATACAAGAGATTATGACACTCAGATGGCTTTATGTTCTTCTGGCCTTGTAGCAGTAGTCTGTCCTGGTATGATAACTAAGAAAATTTTAGAACACAATGAAAAAAACTCTAAAGAAAATGAGATATTTATATTTCCCCTAAACAATCAAACTGAACTTTTAAAAATAGAACTGATAACACTGAAAAATTCAGAAGAAAGTGACTATAAAACTAAATTTATAGAGTTTTTGAAAAAGTATATGAAAGAAAATATAAACTAA